One stretch of Streptomyces hygroscopicus DNA includes these proteins:
- a CDS encoding ubiquinone biosynthesis protein UbiA encodes MAAPRTALLAHLQTWRPYTLWYPGLVGLAGATLAGSHPTTGQLVVAWAAPTLGWVAGHYLGDYYDRDLDALSKPQRPIPSGRLSPRAAVATGIGCAIAVAALALWANWRAVAVAAAAMAGIVAYSRVLKGRGLSGNLIRGVLTALTVLFGAMAVQPWPPWRALPFALVFLAHDTASNLVGTLRDVDGDREGGYATVPVRQGVRRAIHTAAALYLAAVAVACAATGLVPGDTAGYLVLLSAAALCGAGAFGLLLRSPGDPAPALALRAHAVLVAERLVLAAAVVAAGAGAAPALALLTPLLTVSVITQSRMRSRHEFPAPLADGGPTLPDPRP; translated from the coding sequence GTGGCTGCCCCGCGCACCGCACTCCTGGCCCATCTGCAGACCTGGCGCCCGTACACCCTGTGGTATCCCGGGCTGGTCGGCCTCGCCGGAGCCACCCTCGCCGGATCGCACCCCACCACGGGGCAGTTGGTGGTGGCCTGGGCGGCGCCGACCCTCGGCTGGGTCGCCGGCCACTATCTCGGCGACTACTACGACCGTGACCTCGACGCGCTCAGCAAGCCCCAACGACCCATCCCCTCCGGCCGGTTGAGCCCACGAGCCGCCGTGGCCACGGGCATCGGCTGCGCCATCGCCGTGGCCGCGCTGGCCCTGTGGGCCAACTGGCGCGCCGTGGCCGTGGCCGCCGCCGCCATGGCGGGCATCGTGGCCTACAGCCGGGTGCTCAAGGGGCGTGGCCTGTCGGGCAATCTCATACGCGGCGTGCTGACCGCGCTCACCGTGCTCTTCGGCGCGATGGCCGTCCAGCCGTGGCCACCGTGGCGGGCGCTGCCCTTCGCCCTGGTCTTCCTGGCCCATGACACCGCATCCAACCTCGTCGGCACCCTCCGCGACGTCGACGGCGACCGCGAGGGCGGCTACGCCACCGTGCCGGTGCGCCAGGGTGTCCGGCGCGCCATCCACACTGCGGCCGCGCTGTATCTGGCCGCCGTGGCGGTGGCCTGCGCCGCCACCGGACTGGTGCCGGGGGACACGGCCGGCTATCTCGTGCTGCTGTCGGCGGCGGCGCTGTGCGGCGCGGGCGCCTTCGGACTGCTGCTGCGGTCACCGGGGGACCCCGCCCCCGCGCTGGCCCTGCGCGCCCACGCCGTCCTCGTCGCCGAACGCCTGGTGCTGGCCGCGGCGGTGGTGGCCGCGGGCGCCGGTGCGGCGCCCGCCCTGGCGCTGCTGACGCCGCTCCTCACGGTCAGCGTCATCACCCAGAGCCGGATGCGGTCCCGGCATGAATTCCCCGCCCCCCTGGCCGACGGCGGGCCCACCCTCCCCGATCCACGCCCCTGA
- a CDS encoding dimethylallyltranstransferase codes for MTPPDVAVTDVADPLAEAAPTMELLLRELDRRWPPEAERLHQISRYALLPAGKLLRPLLLMESAQAVGGGGPAVVPAALSVEYLHVGSLVHDDVIDDDAMRRGRPSVVARYGTADAIVTGDALMLGMFGVLTDGAEEAGGLPPGRVLGAVRVFARAGVDLCRGQAMEGELRGDLGCGLDRYLTMSSLKTGALFRAACRGGAILGGGTPAQQHALTAYAEHLGLAFQMHDDLLPYTSDPRTTGKSALSDIAAARPTFPVLLCHAMAGAPGRARLEAALGGALPAADALRTVHELLETTGALDAARDQATAQADRAKSCLAELPRSRATAVLAAVADLSVSRDR; via the coding sequence ATGACGCCGCCCGACGTCGCGGTCACCGATGTGGCCGACCCGCTGGCGGAGGCCGCGCCGACCATGGAGCTCCTGCTGCGCGAGCTCGACCGGCGCTGGCCGCCGGAAGCCGAACGCCTCCACCAGATCTCCCGGTACGCACTGCTCCCGGCGGGGAAGCTGCTGCGCCCGCTGCTCCTCATGGAGTCGGCCCAGGCGGTGGGCGGCGGCGGACCCGCCGTCGTCCCGGCCGCGCTGAGCGTGGAGTACCTCCATGTGGGATCGCTCGTCCACGACGATGTCATCGACGACGACGCGATGCGGCGGGGCCGTCCGTCCGTCGTGGCGCGCTACGGCACCGCCGACGCCATCGTGACCGGGGACGCCCTGATGCTGGGCATGTTCGGCGTGCTCACCGACGGTGCCGAAGAGGCGGGCGGGCTGCCGCCGGGCCGGGTCCTCGGCGCCGTGCGGGTCTTCGCCCGGGCGGGCGTCGACCTGTGCCGCGGCCAGGCGATGGAGGGCGAACTCCGCGGCGACCTCGGCTGCGGACTCGACCGGTATCTCACCATGAGCTCCCTGAAGACCGGGGCGCTGTTCCGGGCCGCCTGCCGGGGCGGGGCGATCCTGGGCGGCGGAACCCCCGCCCAGCAGCACGCGCTCACCGCCTACGCCGAACATCTGGGGCTGGCCTTCCAGATGCACGACGACCTGCTGCCGTACACCAGTGACCCCCGCACCACCGGCAAGTCCGCCCTCAGCGACATCGCGGCCGCCCGCCCCACCTTCCCCGTCCTGCTCTGCCACGCCATGGCCGGCGCCCCGGGCCGCGCCCGGCTGGAGGCGGCGCTCGGCGGTGCCCTGCCCGCCGCCGACGCCCTGCGGACCGTGCACGAACTGCTGGAGACGACCGGCGCGCTCGACGCCGCGCGGGACCAGGCCACCGCCCAGGCGGACCGGGCCAAGTCCTGTCTGGCGGAGCTGCCCCGCTCCCGGGCCACCGCCGTACTCGCGGCGGTGGCCGATCTGTCGGTCAGCCGGGACCGGTGA
- a CDS encoding mechanosensitive ion channel protein: MNRALTLHDVIVVGAALVCGAAGGVLLRVALRWLGERARATRWSGDDIIVDTLRTLAPWASMAAGVAAAAAALPLTATVGHDVNQTLKAVLILVSTVTAARVVAGMVRSLALSRSGVAGTATIFVNITRIAVLAMGVLILLETLGVSIAPLLTALGVGGLAVALALQDTLANLFAGVHILASKTVQPGHYIRLSSGEEGYVVDINWRNTAVRQLSDNLVIIPNAKLGNTIMTNFHQPEQQMSVMVQARVGYGSDLDHVERVTIEVAGKVMSGVEGGVVDHETSVRFHTFGESGIDFSVFLRALEFSDQYLIKHEFMKELHRRFRAEGIEIPLPTRTLVLPDQDRLPLPDRSAI, from the coding sequence ATGAACCGGGCCCTGACGTTGCACGATGTCATCGTCGTCGGGGCGGCACTGGTCTGCGGCGCGGCCGGTGGTGTGCTGTTGCGCGTGGCACTGCGCTGGCTGGGTGAGCGGGCCCGCGCCACCCGGTGGAGCGGCGACGACATCATCGTCGACACACTGCGCACACTGGCGCCGTGGGCGTCGATGGCCGCCGGTGTCGCCGCCGCGGCCGCCGCGCTGCCGCTGACCGCCACGGTCGGCCATGACGTCAATCAGACGCTGAAGGCCGTGCTGATCCTGGTCAGCACGGTCACCGCGGCGCGGGTGGTGGCCGGTATGGTGCGCTCGCTGGCGCTGTCCCGCTCCGGGGTGGCGGGCACGGCCACCATCTTCGTCAACATCACGCGGATCGCGGTCCTGGCGATGGGCGTGCTGATCCTGCTGGAGACGCTGGGCGTCTCGATCGCACCGCTGCTCACCGCCCTGGGCGTGGGCGGTCTGGCGGTCGCCCTGGCCCTGCAGGACACTCTGGCCAACCTCTTCGCGGGGGTGCACATCCTGGCCTCCAAGACGGTGCAACCCGGCCACTACATCCGGCTCAGCAGCGGGGAGGAGGGCTATGTGGTCGACATCAACTGGCGCAACACGGCGGTGCGGCAACTGTCGGACAACCTCGTCATCATCCCGAACGCCAAGCTGGGCAACACCATCATGACCAACTTTCACCAGCCCGAGCAGCAGATGTCGGTCATGGTCCAGGCAAGGGTCGGCTACGGAAGCGATCTGGACCATGTCGAGCGGGTGACCATCGAGGTCGCCGGGAAGGTGATGTCCGGGGTCGAGGGCGGGGTCGTCGACCACGAGACGAGCGTGCGCTTCCACACCTTCGGAGAGTCCGGCATCGACTTCTCGGTGTTTCTGCGGGCCCTGGAGTTCAGCGACCAGTACCTCATCAAGCATGAGTTCATGAAGGAGCTGCACCGCCGGTTCCGCGCCGAGGGCATCGAGATCCCGCTGCCCACGCGTACGCTCGTCCTGCCCGACCAGGACCGGCTGCCGCTGCCGGACCGTTCGGCGATCTGA
- a CDS encoding histidinol phosphate aminotransferase: MHDGWNRMTPVVAENNPFHQMSLNETVHPPLPEVVDAVLRTARTAHRTLDALGTGLCQALAGHLGVRPEHVLAGPGSGALLQQLFSTLTGPDTDTVHAWPSWEAYPMMAANAGSTTVRVPLTGYDHDLKAMADAVTDRTRMVLLCTPNNPTGTALDQERILRFLDRLPAHVTVVIDEAYRDFADPGAVADGIALHRADERVCVVRTFSKSYGLLSLRVGYLVAHEPVLAPLRSVLPFYRVSAVAQEAAIAALGAQEQVLRQCAETAEERDRLHRTLLDQGWEAPASQGNFLWLPMTSGVERFTQFCADHGVVVCGKPGEGVRVTVAEPVANQAFAELAGKYREASV, from the coding sequence ATGCATGATGGCTGGAATCGCATGACTCCGGTGGTCGCGGAGAACAATCCCTTCCACCAGATGTCGCTCAACGAAACCGTTCACCCCCCGCTCCCCGAAGTGGTGGACGCCGTCCTGCGCACCGCGCGGACCGCCCACCGTACCCTGGATGCCCTCGGCACCGGACTCTGTCAGGCCCTCGCCGGACATCTGGGAGTGCGCCCGGAACATGTGCTGGCCGGACCGGGGTCCGGTGCGCTGCTCCAGCAGCTGTTCTCCACCCTCACCGGACCGGATACGGACACGGTGCACGCCTGGCCCTCGTGGGAGGCGTACCCGATGATGGCGGCCAACGCCGGATCCACCACCGTCCGGGTGCCGCTCACCGGATACGACCACGATCTGAAGGCGATGGCCGACGCCGTCACCGACCGCACCCGCATGGTCCTGCTGTGCACCCCCAACAATCCCACCGGCACCGCGCTGGACCAGGAGCGCATCCTGCGCTTCCTCGACCGGCTCCCCGCGCATGTCACCGTCGTCATCGACGAGGCGTACCGGGACTTCGCCGACCCCGGCGCCGTCGCCGACGGCATCGCACTGCACCGCGCCGATGAACGGGTCTGTGTGGTGCGGACGTTCTCCAAGTCGTACGGGCTGCTCAGCCTGCGGGTCGGCTATCTCGTGGCGCATGAGCCCGTGCTCGCCCCGCTCCGCTCGGTGCTGCCCTTCTACCGGGTGAGCGCCGTGGCGCAGGAGGCCGCCATCGCCGCGCTCGGCGCCCAGGAGCAGGTGCTCCGGCAGTGCGCCGAGACCGCCGAGGAGCGCGACCGGCTCCACCGGACCCTGCTCGACCAGGGCTGGGAGGCGCCCGCGAGCCAGGGCAACTTCCTGTGGCTGCCCATGACCTCCGGTGTGGAGCGCTTCACCCAGTTCTGCGCGGACCACGGCGTGGTGGTCTGCGGCAAACCGGGCGAAGGGGTACGGGTGACCGTCGCCGAACCCGTCGCCAACCAGGCGTTCGCGGAGCTCGCCGGGAAGTACCGGGAGGCGTCCGTATGA
- a CDS encoding LuxR family transcriptional regulator: MSPIPSPSSGAAASGDAAPSPSSGPAASPVPPGPAIRLLLCDDHAVVRAGLRALLASTDGIEVVGEAGSGEEALAMAAPLRPDVVLMDLQLGEGMDGVTATRRLVSGDPPAPRVLVLTMFDTDADITRAIEAGATGYLLKAERPEELFAAIRNAASGRTALSAPVADRVLARMRSPRPGLSERERDILRQLARGLGNREIARALFISEATVKTHLGRIYGKLGVETRAGAVAVATERRLLP, translated from the coding sequence ATGAGCCCGATCCCATCCCCGTCGTCCGGCGCTGCCGCGAGCGGGGACGCGGCCCCGTCCCCGTCGTCCGGCCCCGCGGCGAGCCCGGTCCCGCCCGGTCCCGCCATCCGGCTGCTGCTCTGCGACGACCACGCCGTGGTGCGGGCCGGGCTGCGGGCGCTGCTGGCCAGCACCGACGGCATCGAGGTGGTCGGCGAGGCGGGCAGTGGCGAGGAGGCCCTCGCCATGGCCGCCCCGCTCCGGCCCGATGTGGTGCTGATGGATCTGCAGCTCGGGGAGGGCATGGACGGGGTGACCGCCACCCGGCGGCTGGTCTCCGGCGACCCGCCCGCGCCCCGTGTCCTGGTGCTCACCATGTTCGACACCGACGCCGACATCACCCGTGCCATCGAGGCTGGGGCCACCGGCTATCTGCTCAAGGCCGAGCGGCCGGAGGAACTGTTCGCGGCGATCCGCAACGCCGCCTCCGGCCGTACCGCGCTGTCCGCCCCGGTCGCCGACCGGGTGCTGGCCCGGATGCGCAGCCCGCGCCCCGGACTGTCCGAGCGGGAGCGCGACATCCTCCGGCAACTGGCCCGTGGCCTGGGCAACCGGGAGATCGCCCGGGCCCTGTTCATCAGCGAGGCCACGGTCAAGACCCATCTGGGTCGGATCTACGGGAAATTGGGGGTCGAGACCCGGGCCGGGGCGGTGGCGGTGGCCACCGAGCGGCGGCTGCTGCCCTGA
- a CDS encoding MFS transporter, which yields MENRSDVERGWPFLAAAYAFVVTMCGTTLPTPLYSLYQREFGFSSFMVTVIFAVYAAGVIVALLLLGRMSDFIGRRPVLLAALALSGLSAVCFLLAGGLPELFTGRTLSGLSAGLATGTATVMVIELAPGRRRRAATLLATGANLGGLGMGPLLAGLLAQYAPAPLKLVFVVDLVLVAVATAVVLALPETVRTRKRPPLRPQRLRVPKEMRATFAAAAMAGFAGFATLGLFTSVSPTFLSEVEGESNLAVAGAVVFSVFAASVAGQALGRRLGPGRSLPGGCAVLVAGMAAIAVSLAIASLALLVLGAVIAGTGQGLSFLAAVRVVTERSPADRRAEVTSALFVLMYLGISIPVIGVGALSVALGLRSAGLIFTGCVALLAVAALLRLRGISDAASSR from the coding sequence ATGGAAAACCGCAGCGACGTGGAGAGGGGATGGCCGTTCCTCGCGGCCGCCTACGCCTTCGTGGTCACGATGTGCGGTACGACGCTGCCCACCCCGCTCTACTCGCTTTATCAGCGGGAGTTCGGCTTCTCCTCGTTCATGGTCACGGTGATTTTCGCCGTCTACGCGGCGGGGGTCATCGTCGCGCTACTGCTGCTCGGACGTATGTCCGACTTCATCGGGCGGCGGCCCGTCCTGCTGGCCGCGCTGGCGCTGTCGGGCCTGAGCGCGGTGTGCTTCCTCCTCGCCGGCGGACTGCCGGAGCTGTTCACGGGCCGCACCCTGTCGGGGCTGTCCGCCGGTCTGGCCACCGGCACCGCCACCGTGATGGTGATCGAGCTGGCCCCCGGGCGCCGGCGCCGTGCCGCCACCCTCCTCGCGACCGGGGCCAACCTGGGCGGTCTCGGTATGGGCCCGTTGCTGGCGGGCCTGCTGGCGCAGTACGCCCCGGCGCCGCTGAAGCTGGTGTTCGTGGTGGACCTGGTACTGGTGGCGGTGGCCACCGCCGTGGTGCTCGCTCTCCCGGAGACCGTACGGACCCGGAAACGTCCGCCGCTGAGGCCGCAGCGGCTGCGGGTGCCCAAGGAGATGCGCGCGACGTTCGCGGCCGCGGCCATGGCGGGGTTCGCGGGCTTCGCCACGCTGGGCCTGTTCACCTCCGTGTCGCCCACGTTCCTGAGCGAGGTGGAGGGGGAGAGCAATCTCGCGGTGGCCGGTGCCGTGGTGTTCTCCGTGTTCGCCGCCTCGGTCGCCGGGCAGGCGCTGGGGCGGCGGCTGGGGCCGGGGCGGTCGCTGCCCGGCGGGTGCGCGGTGCTGGTGGCCGGTATGGCGGCCATCGCGGTCTCGCTGGCGATCGCGTCGCTGGCGCTGCTGGTGCTGGGCGCCGTGATCGCGGGGACGGGCCAGGGGCTGTCGTTCCTCGCCGCCGTACGAGTGGTGACCGAGCGCAGCCCGGCCGACCGGCGCGCCGAGGTCACCTCCGCCCTGTTCGTACTGATGTATCTGGGGATCTCGATTCCGGTGATCGGCGTGGGGGCGCTGTCGGTCGCCCTCGGGCTGCGCTCCGCCGGGCTCATCTTCACGGGCTGTGTGGCCCTGCTGGCCGTGGCCGCCCTGCTGCGGCTGCGGGGGATCTCCGACGCGGCATCCAGCCGCTGA
- a CDS encoding Prenyltransferase/squalene oxidase, producing MPASALTESVGTAVTAGTEALLAHRRDDGAFVFGAHHASPLNTAGALTALHFADPEGSAETIERGVTWLCETQRDDGGWAMRGVPTEPLTTALAAAALHLLAPRRAASAVHAARARFDELGGSGAVPEPAMTALIRQFHTFAGLPHEGAQRRLPLELLFFPGLSRRLLSLRLPIYASQALAQSAHRRRGPAGRALDRLARPRALAIVHDAYEREGATGGFSTDPWLTGLICLGLARSGQAPGLVRAAARWLRSAANPDGSWDLMPLDVTWTNFATAALIEAGHADDPQLIGTREMLQRHQQPEPFDALGCPAGYWGFSSPRSWPMALETAESSAILLKLPGGADDRHVRAGLGWLTAAQDAAGSWSLAVRNSKPGGFGPCPQMTAKVVGALLDSGAGADDSRVAKAVRWLLGRQRPDGSFEAMWYRGGTPGTAAALEALSRAGRTGEHHRAAARARDWLLRTRHPDGSWSTGEGTRPGTVEETAWALRGLLAAGLSPADPALAAAARWLVDAQRADGGWTPGPVNEYVRGCARYADDGIAAGLALRALAHYRSAEAAEATGAAGPTGTSLGTPGIGGTPGIGEGGRK from the coding sequence ATGCCCGCTTCCGCCTTGACCGAGAGCGTCGGCACGGCCGTCACCGCCGGTACCGAGGCGCTCCTCGCCCACCGGCGCGACGACGGCGCCTTCGTCTTCGGCGCGCACCACGCCTCCCCGCTGAACACCGCCGGAGCCCTCACCGCACTCCACTTCGCCGATCCGGAGGGCTCGGCCGAGACCATCGAGCGCGGTGTCACCTGGCTGTGCGAGACCCAGCGGGACGACGGCGGCTGGGCCATGCGCGGGGTGCCCACCGAACCCCTCACCACCGCGCTCGCCGCCGCGGCGCTCCACCTGCTCGCCCCCCGCCGGGCGGCGTCGGCCGTACACGCCGCACGGGCCCGGTTCGACGAGTTGGGCGGCTCCGGGGCCGTCCCGGAACCCGCGATGACCGCCCTCATCCGCCAGTTCCACACCTTCGCCGGACTGCCCCACGAGGGTGCCCAGCGACGGCTCCCCCTGGAACTGCTGTTCTTCCCCGGCCTCAGCCGCCGTCTGCTGAGCCTGCGGTTGCCGATCTACGCGAGCCAGGCGCTCGCCCAGTCCGCTCACCGCCGCCGCGGCCCGGCCGGCCGCGCCCTGGACCGGCTGGCCCGGCCCAGGGCTTTGGCGATCGTCCACGACGCGTACGAACGCGAGGGCGCCACCGGCGGGTTCAGCACCGACCCCTGGCTCACCGGACTCATCTGCCTCGGCCTCGCCCGCTCCGGCCAGGCGCCCGGCCTGGTCCGCGCCGCCGCCCGCTGGCTCCGCTCGGCGGCGAACCCCGACGGCTCCTGGGATCTGATGCCCCTCGATGTGACCTGGACGAACTTCGCCACCGCCGCGCTGATCGAAGCCGGTCACGCCGACGACCCGCAGCTGATCGGCACCCGCGAGATGCTCCAACGCCACCAGCAGCCCGAGCCGTTCGACGCCCTCGGCTGCCCGGCCGGCTACTGGGGGTTCTCCAGCCCCCGTAGCTGGCCGATGGCCCTGGAGACGGCCGAGTCCAGCGCCATCCTGCTGAAGCTGCCCGGCGGCGCGGACGACCGCCATGTCCGCGCCGGACTGGGGTGGCTGACCGCCGCCCAGGACGCGGCCGGGTCCTGGAGCCTCGCCGTACGGAACAGCAAACCGGGCGGCTTCGGACCCTGCCCCCAGATGACCGCCAAGGTCGTGGGCGCCCTGCTCGACTCCGGGGCCGGGGCCGACGACTCGCGCGTGGCCAAGGCGGTGCGCTGGCTGCTCGGCCGCCAGCGACCCGACGGATCGTTCGAGGCCATGTGGTACCGCGGCGGCACCCCCGGCACCGCCGCGGCGCTGGAGGCGCTCAGCCGGGCGGGCCGCACCGGGGAACACCACCGGGCGGCGGCCCGGGCCAGGGACTGGCTGCTGCGCACCCGCCACCCCGACGGCTCGTGGAGCACGGGCGAGGGCACCCGGCCGGGCACCGTCGAGGAGACCGCCTGGGCGCTGCGCGGGCTGCTGGCCGCCGGGCTGAGCCCGGCCGACCCGGCCCTCGCGGCGGCGGCCCGATGGCTCGTCGACGCCCAGCGGGCGGACGGCGGCTGGACTCCGGGCCCGGTCAACGAGTACGTCCGCGGCTGTGCCCGCTACGCCGACGACGGCATCGCGGCGGGCCTGGCACTGCGGGCCCTCGCCCACTACCGCTCCGCGGAAGCGGCGGAAGCCACGGGCGCAGCCGGCCCAACCGGCACAAGCCTCGGCACCCCCGGCATCGGCGGCACCCCCGGAATCGGCGAAGGAGGCCGGAAATGA
- a CDS encoding endonuclease/exonuclease/phosphatase: MPAPVFSRRHGMRVAAAAALPLASQPQYVATAVATAPVAPADGSRLAVMTFNLRYAGDSEPNSWGRRRPVMRELLRRARPHLLGTQEGLYGQLRDIAHDLGQRYAWIGTGRMGGSRDEFMAVFYDTGRLEPVEYDHFWLSDTPNVIGSNTWGGAVVRMVTWVRFHDRWTGKEFYALNTHLDHRSQNARERAAALITERLGGLDSALPRIVTGDFNVAAHGNPVYDAMLNGGTLVDSWDTAERRGPLYGTFHGFGPLVPDGDRIDWILTSPGVRTHHAVIDTYSGDGQYPSDHLPVRTVLEL, encoded by the coding sequence ATGCCCGCACCTGTGTTCAGCCGCCGTCACGGTATGCGCGTCGCGGCCGCCGCCGCGCTTCCGCTCGCCTCCCAGCCGCAGTACGTGGCCACGGCGGTCGCCACCGCCCCGGTCGCCCCCGCCGACGGTTCGCGGCTGGCCGTCATGACCTTCAATCTGCGCTACGCCGGCGACAGCGAGCCCAACTCCTGGGGCCGGCGCCGCCCGGTCATGCGGGAGCTGCTGCGCCGGGCCCGGCCCCATCTGCTGGGCACTCAGGAGGGGCTGTACGGCCAGCTACGCGATATCGCCCACGACCTCGGACAGCGCTACGCGTGGATCGGCACCGGACGGATGGGGGGCAGCCGCGACGAGTTCATGGCCGTCTTCTACGACACCGGGCGGCTCGAGCCCGTGGAGTACGACCACTTCTGGCTGTCCGACACCCCGAATGTGATCGGCTCCAATACCTGGGGCGGGGCCGTGGTCCGGATGGTCACCTGGGTGCGCTTCCACGACCGGTGGACCGGTAAGGAGTTCTACGCCCTCAACACCCATCTGGACCACCGCAGCCAGAACGCCCGTGAGCGCGCCGCCGCTCTGATCACCGAGCGGCTGGGCGGGCTGGACTCCGCGCTCCCGCGCATCGTGACCGGTGACTTCAATGTGGCGGCCCATGGCAACCCGGTCTACGACGCGATGCTGAACGGCGGCACGCTGGTGGACTCGTGGGACACCGCCGAGCGGCGCGGCCCGCTGTACGGGACGTTCCACGGCTTTGGCCCGCTGGTCCCGGACGGCGACCGGATCGACTGGATCCTGACCTCACCCGGTGTGCGCACCCACCACGCCGTCATCGACACCTACTCCGGGGACGGCCAGTATCCCAGCGACCATCTGCCGGTGCGGACCGTCCTGGAGCTGTGA
- a CDS encoding LysR family transcriptional regulator: MIDLRQLTVLAEVCRAGSYSAAADRLGYTQPAISYHMRALERAVGVPLTVKAGRGVRLTPAGHRLAERAQDVLAGLRDVENEFEALAARTRGRVRLSSVQSVCVAVLPAALARLGASRIEVEVELGQTDSHDAYRLLDAGETDLAIVADDETGDASGTAHTPLRRVPLLVDRRHVLLPRGHALAGRRSVRLADLSRERWILERDRERLLRRCAEAGFEPRVVTTTDDQATTLGLVGDGVGIALMDGLGLLPRPDPRVEPRPLDDWPRRHVCALLRPEAAGVPAVAALLEALRAVAVEQSGEVAEAATA; this comes from the coding sequence GTGATCGATCTTCGCCAGCTCACCGTACTCGCTGAGGTCTGTCGCGCCGGCTCGTACAGCGCCGCGGCGGACCGTCTCGGTTACACCCAACCGGCCATCAGCTATCACATGCGCGCGCTGGAACGTGCCGTGGGCGTGCCGCTCACGGTCAAGGCGGGACGGGGGGTACGGCTCACGCCCGCGGGTCACAGACTCGCCGAGCGCGCCCAGGATGTGCTGGCCGGGCTGCGGGATGTGGAGAACGAGTTCGAGGCGCTCGCGGCGCGCACCCGTGGCCGGGTGCGGTTGTCCTCGGTGCAGAGCGTCTGTGTCGCCGTGCTGCCCGCGGCGCTGGCCAGACTGGGCGCCTCCCGTATCGAGGTGGAGGTGGAGCTGGGCCAGACCGACTCCCATGACGCGTACCGGCTGCTGGACGCGGGCGAGACCGATCTGGCGATCGTCGCCGACGATGAGACCGGCGACGCCTCGGGGACCGCGCACACCCCGCTGCGCCGGGTCCCGCTGCTGGTCGACCGCCGCCATGTGCTGCTGCCGCGGGGCCATGCGCTCGCGGGGCGGCGCAGCGTCCGCCTGGCCGATCTGTCGCGGGAGCGGTGGATCCTGGAGCGGGACCGCGAGCGGCTGCTGCGGCGCTGCGCGGAGGCGGGGTTCGAGCCCCGGGTGGTGACCACGACCGATGACCAGGCGACGACCCTCGGCCTGGTGGGCGACGGGGTGGGCATCGCTCTGATGGACGGCCTCGGTCTGCTCCCCCGGCCCGATCCGCGGGTCGAGCCGCGTCCGCTGGACGACTGGCCCCGGCGCCATGTCTGCGCGCTGCTGCGACCGGAGGCCGCGGGAGTGCCCGCGGTGGCCGCCTTGCTTGAGGCGCTGCGGGCGGTGGCCGTCGAGCAGTCGGGGGAGGTCGCCGAGGCGGCGACGGCCTGA